The following are encoded together in the Desulfomicrobium macestii genome:
- a CDS encoding TolB family protein, translated as MFGMISCLLCTTYGVAFAATVEIATGPDGLLQMEQQGKVTVRALRGWGRLSDTYVKLAQRMRQESGLDLLGANLDQVRQWSADPALTQFGAELAKLASFMEGGEHLDWSTPAPGASVPAGTLVRSEGTRWAQTADGPVEGPSDAQAEPAQVESAQVKPVQAEPVQGADTDTTASLPPVAPSDAGPGDGVEFSINDQVAGTYRVKLQAEGLTVAGPQDDPYFQRRLQVVLPGASAVQEGEKRYFDKLSEYLNVKPVLENDTPYSLVLGFATPDTPVVIRVDAPENPEITLSEQEIRDKVSYRVTGKAVYVYRHDDANGDAEIGFEESKDGEVRWTPRIDPATDRPVGPRVLGIYMSYRVKKFIGDNQLGTLSTSQHRIGWVVVAMPGDVYEHEGALYAVGQEESLTAKGTSGPAPAPEKFDFELSQYALDTGAIKLSDDLRHVAWIDGEKEGKKRVVVNGVPGKWYDDIKRYGMQFSSGAETFCFRAEFGDKELSVCNGADGSLFDDLEFLVMSDDGAHVLVAGSVDGMYRVYLDGKQVRETSNRMWEGAVARSGKGAWIERGRDPQTGAEFAMIVTTDGAEGQKYPAIHGTPRFTQNRAELYYIAEKEGGDRFLVRDGEELKPTMGSGYKFTVTPDSAYYAYVAQSDMVRSMVINGQIGPDFSSIWDPATFSADGQRHIYSAKKEDEAFLVVDGQIFSHGFGALKSVIGETFSPDGSRWAAGFKLSDEEYVVVVDGKEVGRGQGSPARIVFSPDGTRVAWLEKQKKSSRAYLDGTAGPEVRDIFDDEPPQFSPDGRHLVYFTRDKDKKMHIVVFGGEDRVHDIIPPRAVFVKGGLEYLAIDGTHFRRESISLD; from the coding sequence ATGTTTGGGATGATTTCGTGTCTGTTATGTACGACCTACGGTGTCGCCTTTGCCGCCACCGTCGAGATCGCCACCGGTCCAGACGGGCTCCTGCAGATGGAGCAGCAGGGTAAGGTCACGGTCCGCGCCCTGCGGGGCTGGGGCCGCCTTTCCGATACGTACGTCAAGCTGGCGCAGCGGATGCGGCAGGAGTCCGGCCTCGACCTTCTGGGGGCGAACCTGGATCAGGTCCGGCAGTGGAGCGCCGACCCGGCCCTGACGCAGTTCGGGGCCGAGCTGGCGAAGCTGGCCTCCTTCATGGAGGGCGGGGAGCATCTCGACTGGTCGACGCCCGCGCCGGGCGCTTCCGTGCCCGCGGGCACTCTCGTGCGCAGTGAGGGGACGCGCTGGGCCCAGACTGCGGATGGCCCCGTCGAAGGCCCGAGCGACGCACAGGCCGAGCCCGCACAGGTCGAGTCCGCACAAGTTAAACCTGTTCAGGCCGAGCCTGTCCAGGGGGCTGACACGGACACGACGGCCTCCCTGCCTCCGGTTGCCCCGAGCGATGCCGGGCCGGGGGATGGCGTGGAGTTTTCCATCAATGACCAGGTTGCGGGAACGTACAGGGTCAAGCTCCAGGCGGAGGGCCTTACTGTCGCAGGACCGCAGGACGATCCCTATTTCCAGCGGCGTTTACAGGTCGTGTTGCCCGGGGCTTCGGCCGTTCAGGAGGGAGAGAAGCGCTATTTCGACAAGCTTTCCGAGTATCTCAACGTCAAACCCGTGCTTGAAAACGACACCCCATACAGCCTTGTCCTCGGGTTCGCCACTCCGGACACTCCGGTGGTCATCCGCGTCGACGCTCCCGAGAATCCCGAGATCACCTTGAGCGAGCAGGAGATCCGGGACAAGGTCTCCTACCGCGTGACCGGCAAGGCGGTTTATGTCTATCGGCATGATGACGCCAACGGCGATGCCGAGATCGGCTTCGAAGAGAGTAAAGATGGCGAGGTGCGCTGGACCCCTCGCATCGACCCCGCCACCGACCGCCCAGTCGGGCCCCGGGTCCTTGGCATATACATGTCTTACAGGGTCAAGAAATTCATCGGAGATAACCAACTGGGCACCCTCAGCACCAGCCAGCACCGTATTGGCTGGGTCGTGGTGGCCATGCCGGGCGACGTGTACGAGCATGAAGGGGCGCTGTACGCCGTGGGCCAGGAAGAGTCCCTGACCGCCAAGGGAACGTCCGGTCCGGCTCCTGCACCGGAAAAGTTTGACTTCGAACTGTCACAATACGCCCTGGATACGGGAGCTATCAAGCTGTCCGACGACTTGCGCCACGTGGCCTGGATCGATGGTGAGAAAGAAGGAAAGAAGCGTGTTGTCGTTAACGGTGTCCCCGGAAAATGGTATGATGACATCAAGAGATACGGGATGCAGTTTTCGTCAGGAGCGGAAACCTTCTGCTTCAGGGCTGAATTCGGGGACAAGGAACTCTCCGTCTGCAACGGTGCCGACGGCTCGCTCTTCGATGACCTTGAGTTTCTGGTGATGAGCGATGACGGGGCCCATGTGCTGGTGGCAGGCAGTGTGGACGGCATGTACCGGGTATATCTCGACGGCAAGCAGGTGCGTGAGACGTCCAACCGCATGTGGGAAGGTGCCGTGGCTCGAAGCGGAAAGGGCGCCTGGATCGAGCGGGGGCGCGATCCCCAGACGGGCGCCGAGTTCGCCATGATCGTGACAACCGACGGTGCCGAGGGGCAGAAGTATCCGGCTATTCACGGCACTCCGCGTTTCACGCAGAATCGCGCCGAGCTTTACTACATCGCCGAAAAGGAGGGCGGGGACCGCTTTCTGGTGCGCGATGGGGAAGAATTGAAGCCCACCATGGGCTCCGGCTACAAGTTCACGGTGACCCCCGACAGCGCCTATTACGCCTATGTCGCGCAGTCCGACATGGTGAGGTCAATGGTTATCAATGGGCAGATCGGCCCTGATTTCAGTTCCATCTGGGATCCGGCCACCTTCAGCGCCGACGGCCAGCGGCACATCTATTCGGCCAAGAAGGAGGACGAAGCTTTTCTGGTGGTCGATGGGCAGATCTTTTCCCACGGTTTCGGAGCGCTCAAAAGCGTCATCGGCGAGACCTTCAGCCCCGACGGCAGCCGCTGGGCTGCGGGCTTTAAGCTTAGTGACGAGGAATATGTTGTCGTCGTGGACGGCAAGGAAGTCGGCCGAGGGCAGGGCTCACCCGCGCGCATCGTCTTCAGCCCCGACGGGACCAGGGTGGCCTGGCTGGAGAAGCAGAAGAAATCCTCGCGCGCCTACCTCGACGGCACGGCCGGGCCGGAGGTGCGGGACATCTTCGACGATGAGCCCCCGCAGTTCAGCCCCGACGGGCGTCATCTGGTCTACTTCACCCGCGACAAGGACAAGAAGATGCATATTGTCGTCTTCGGCGGCGAGGACCGCGTCCATGACATCATTCCGCCTCGCGCGGTGTTCGTGAAAGGTGGTCTCGAGTACCTGGCCATCGACGGGACGCACTTCCGGCGTGAGAGCATTTCCCTGGATTGA